A genomic window from Halorubrum lacusprofundi ATCC 49239 includes:
- a CDS encoding GNAT family N-acetyltransferase — protein sequence MTVRPAESDDREQIRAIARDSLQSSYSLSPDQIEMILEEEFDDTALTDLLDDSDTTVLVVEETVDDTETVRGFITVEIGTEATIRWLHVDPTARGGGIATALLERVREQYADKPIAACILDEAVEGGEFLEGFGLKQGDHDHLLVGGEEFAVTMFTEGQSTETPTEPTVTVPESVTVDGVDLSIDRDDSVPGSEAPFFTVYSADGEEEVYGYFCSQCGSTDVSIDGLDRLECGDCGNTHLADEWDDAYL from the coding sequence ATGACAGTTCGCCCTGCAGAGTCGGACGACCGAGAACAGATTAGAGCAATCGCGCGCGACTCGCTGCAATCGTCGTACTCGCTCAGTCCCGACCAGATCGAGATGATACTCGAAGAGGAGTTCGACGACACAGCGCTGACTGACCTGCTCGACGATTCGGATACGACAGTGCTCGTCGTCGAAGAGACGGTCGACGACACGGAAACCGTCCGCGGGTTCATCACCGTCGAAATCGGAACGGAAGCGACGATCCGGTGGCTCCACGTGGATCCAACGGCACGGGGTGGAGGCATCGCCACAGCGCTGCTCGAACGTGTTCGCGAACAGTACGCCGACAAGCCGATTGCGGCGTGTATCCTCGATGAGGCCGTTGAGGGCGGCGAGTTCCTCGAAGGATTCGGCCTCAAACAGGGCGATCACGACCACCTACTGGTCGGCGGGGAGGAGTTCGCAGTCACCATGTTCACGGAAGGCCAATCGACGGAGACGCCGACCGAACCGACCGTCACGGTCCCGGAGTCCGTCACCGTCGACGGGGTTGACTTATCCATCGATCGCGACGATAGCGTTCCCGGCAGTGAGGCCCCGTTCTTCACGGTGTACTCTGCGGACGGCGAGGAGGAGGTGTACGGATACTTCTGTTCACAGTGCGGCAGTACGGACGTCTCTATCGACGGACTCGACAGGCTGGAGTGCGGGGACTGTGGCAACACTCACCTGGCCGACGAGTGGGACGATGCGTATCTCTGA
- the tnpA gene encoding IS200/IS605-like element ISHla19 family transposase: MKYNLETGSHTVYALQYHFVTVTKYRADLLTDEIAERVGEIASDISEDFGVNIQNVNGGSDHVHILFTAKPTTDLTKFINSLKGVTSRKIRDENPEVRQALDKAFWQPGYFLTTTGQVSIDVLMEYVEEQ; encoded by the coding sequence ATGAAGTACAACCTCGAAACTGGGTCGCACACGGTCTACGCGCTCCAATATCACTTCGTGACCGTCACGAAGTACCGCGCAGACCTACTCACCGACGAAATCGCAGAACGGGTCGGTGAGATTGCCAGCGACATCTCCGAGGACTTCGGCGTAAACATCCAGAACGTCAACGGCGGAAGCGACCACGTTCACATCCTCTTCACGGCGAAGCCAACGACCGACCTCACCAAGTTCATCAACTCACTCAAGGGCGTCACATCTCGCAAAATCCGTGACGAGAACCCCGAGGTTCGGCAGGCGCTCGACAAAGCGTTCTGGCAACCGGGATACTTCCTCACCACCACTGGCCAAGTGAGCATCGACGTGCTGATGGAGTACGTGGAGGAGCAGTAG
- the glpA gene encoding anaerobic glycerol-3-phosphate dehydrogenase subunit GlpA, whose translation MDQQVDVVVVGGGSTGCGVVRDLARRGVDAVLVEKGNLTHGTTGRMHGLLHSGGRYAVSDQKSARECIEENRVLRDIAGHCVEETGGLFVKRPEDSEEYFQEKLEGCRACDIPVEMIDGEEARRREPYLARDVEKAIALPDAAVDPFRLCVANAADAREHGARIETHAPVTDVLVEDGEIVGVEIEHETGPGKRVHREPGTTEEIRARHVVNATGAWAGNVGEMAGVDVEVRPSKGVMTVMNTRQVDTVINRCRPKGDADIIVPHETACILGTTDEEVDDPEDYPEEEWEVDLMIETLSELVPMLKDARTLRSFWGVRPLYEPPGTGTEDPTDITRDYFLLDHGDRDDLPGMTTIVGGKLTTYRMMAESISDHVCDALGHDATCDTADAPLPGSENPARMDELMEEFGLRSPVARRSGQRLGSRAADVLDEYDPNPVVCECEGVTRAEVQDAIGEAGSDLNAVRIRTRASMGNCQGGFCTHRIAAELAQEYPEPVVRDAEDELYQERWKGQRHALWGMQLSQAMLNHLLHATTMNRDGDPASLNSEVDFGAFDAGEGGSEADAIDGGDAGTAATDGGIDGDR comes from the coding sequence ATGGACCAACAGGTGGACGTCGTCGTCGTCGGCGGGGGGTCGACGGGGTGCGGCGTCGTCAGGGACTTGGCTCGACGGGGGGTTGATGCGGTGCTCGTCGAGAAGGGGAACCTGACGCACGGCACGACGGGGCGGATGCACGGGCTCTTACACAGCGGGGGGCGGTACGCGGTCTCGGATCAGAAGAGCGCGCGCGAGTGCATCGAGGAGAACCGTGTGCTCCGCGACATCGCAGGTCACTGCGTCGAGGAGACGGGCGGGCTGTTCGTCAAGCGACCGGAGGACTCCGAGGAGTATTTTCAGGAGAAGCTAGAGGGGTGCCGCGCGTGCGACATCCCGGTCGAAATGATCGACGGCGAGGAGGCTCGGCGGCGCGAACCGTACCTCGCACGCGACGTGGAGAAGGCGATCGCGCTGCCGGACGCCGCGGTCGACCCCTTCCGTCTCTGCGTCGCCAACGCGGCCGACGCCCGCGAGCACGGCGCCCGGATCGAGACTCACGCGCCGGTGACCGACGTGCTCGTCGAGGACGGTGAGATCGTCGGCGTTGAGATCGAACACGAGACGGGCCCCGGCAAGCGCGTCCACCGCGAGCCGGGGACGACCGAGGAGATCCGCGCGCGCCACGTCGTCAACGCGACCGGCGCGTGGGCGGGCAACGTCGGCGAGATGGCCGGCGTCGACGTGGAAGTGCGCCCCTCGAAGGGCGTGATGACGGTGATGAACACCCGGCAGGTCGACACCGTCATCAACCGCTGTCGACCGAAGGGCGACGCCGACATCATCGTCCCCCACGAGACCGCCTGCATCCTCGGCACCACGGACGAGGAGGTCGACGACCCCGAAGACTACCCCGAAGAGGAGTGGGAGGTCGACCTCATGATCGAGACGCTCTCGGAACTAGTCCCGATGCTGAAAGACGCTCGAACGCTCCGCTCGTTCTGGGGCGTCCGTCCCCTCTACGAGCCCCCCGGAACCGGTACCGAGGACCCGACGGACATCACGCGCGACTACTTCTTGCTCGACCACGGCGACCGCGACGACCTCCCCGGGATGACCACCATCGTCGGCGGGAAGCTTACCACCTACCGCATGATGGCCGAGTCCATCTCGGACCACGTCTGCGACGCGCTCGGCCACGACGCGACCTGCGACACCGCCGACGCGCCGCTGCCGGGGTCGGAGAACCCCGCGCGCATGGACGAGCTGATGGAGGAGTTCGGGCTCCGATCCCCGGTGGCCCGCCGGTCCGGCCAGCGGCTCGGATCGCGCGCCGCCGACGTGCTCGACGAGTACGACCCGAACCCGGTCGTCTGCGAGTGCGAGGGCGTCACTCGCGCCGAGGTGCAGGACGCGATCGGCGAGGCCGGCAGCGACCTCAACGCGGTCCGCATTCGCACTCGCGCCTCGATGGGGAACTGTCAGGGCGGATTCTGTACCCACCGCATCGCCGCAGAACTGGCACAGGAGTACCCGGAACCCGTCGTCCGCGACGCGGAAGACGAGCTGTACCAGGAGCGCTGGAAGGGCCAGCGGCACGCGCTGTGGGGGATGCAGCTCTCGCAGGCGATGTTGAACCACCTGCTGCACGCGACGACGATGAACCGCGACGGCGACCCGGCGAGCCTCAACAGCGAGGTCGACTTCGGCGCGTTCGACGCGGGCGAGGGAGGGTCCGAGGCGGACGCTATCGATGGCGGCGATGCCGGAACCGCGGCCACAGACGGAGGGATCGATGGCGATCGATAG
- a CDS encoding AI-2E family transporter yields the protein MGQSMNGLTDHLPSRSRLGWWAFVLLLGVAIAYVVGSFIGLTVLGLFGYYATRPICVRLRSVTGSRQLAATLTALSVLVPILLLLVVVGLRLFQVVQRQFGDGEFVGTLVARITGIDALPAEQREQLVSLLLNPSSILDAGGSVWSNVGAAVTALQGVVGGLFLLGLATTLAYFLLANDTDVSKTLTELVGGRDSTAYAYAIAVDADLESVFFGNLLFVVASSILATVTYAATNLVAPPGLQVPMVLVAGFLTGLASLIPVVVGKIVYIPIVALLGFQAVSTDQGQGSLVFVGVVLVAYVLLLDILPQSFLQPYLSGRRLNAILLLFAYLLGPILFGWYGIFLMPILFVLVLEAIRIVLPELLSGEPIRPEASVAEDIGTDPEEVHAEQDDFQGDSDPDPEPEPESDSDSDSDSDSDSQPKSDRDPDQGRS from the coding sequence ATGGGTCAGAGTATGAACGGTCTCACAGACCACCTGCCATCTCGCAGCCGCCTCGGCTGGTGGGCGTTCGTCCTCCTGCTCGGCGTGGCGATCGCGTACGTCGTCGGCTCGTTCATCGGGCTCACCGTCTTAGGGCTGTTCGGCTACTACGCCACCCGGCCGATCTGCGTCCGACTCCGGTCGGTAACGGGATCGCGACAGCTCGCGGCGACGCTCACGGCGCTGTCCGTCCTGGTCCCGATCCTGTTGCTGTTGGTTGTCGTCGGCCTCCGTCTGTTTCAGGTCGTCCAGCGCCAGTTCGGGGACGGGGAATTCGTCGGGACGCTCGTCGCCCGAATCACCGGCATCGACGCGCTCCCGGCGGAACAGCGCGAGCAGCTGGTGTCGCTGCTGTTGAATCCCTCCTCGATCCTCGACGCGGGCGGGTCGGTCTGGTCCAACGTGGGGGCCGCCGTAACCGCGCTCCAAGGCGTCGTGGGCGGGCTGTTTCTGCTTGGACTCGCCACGACGCTGGCGTACTTCCTGCTCGCCAACGACACCGATGTCTCAAAGACCCTGACCGAACTGGTCGGCGGGCGCGACTCGACGGCGTACGCCTACGCAATCGCGGTTGACGCCGACCTAGAGTCAGTGTTTTTCGGCAATCTGCTGTTCGTTGTCGCCTCGTCCATCCTGGCGACCGTAACGTACGCGGCGACGAACCTCGTGGCGCCGCCCGGACTCCAAGTGCCGATGGTGCTCGTGGCCGGTTTTCTGACCGGGCTGGCGAGCCTGATCCCCGTCGTCGTCGGCAAGATCGTCTACATCCCCATCGTCGCGTTGCTCGGCTTTCAAGCCGTCAGCACCGACCAGGGGCAAGGGAGCCTCGTGTTTGTCGGGGTCGTACTCGTGGCCTACGTGCTTCTCTTGGACATCCTGCCGCAGTCGTTTCTGCAGCCGTACCTCTCCGGGCGACGGCTCAACGCGATCTTGCTGCTGTTCGCCTACCTGCTCGGACCGATCCTGTTCGGATGGTACGGCATCTTCCTCATGCCGATTCTCTTCGTGCTCGTTCTCGAAGCGATCCGAATCGTTCTGCCGGAGCTGCTCAGTGGGGAGCCAATCCGGCCAGAGGCGAGCGTCGCAGAGGATATCGGGACGGACCCGGAGGAGGTGCACGCCGAGCAAGACGATTTTCAGGGCGATTCCGATCCCGATCCGGAACCCGAACCCGAATCTGATTCTGATTCCGATTCTGATTCCGATTCCGATTCCCAGCCCAAATCCGATCGCGACCCGGACCAAGGTAGGAGCTAA
- the glpK gene encoding glycerol kinase GlpK: MTQYVGAIDQGTTGTRFMVFDHGGQVVANAYEQHEQIYPNPGWVEHDPIEIWENTQQVVLDGLADAGLEANQLDAIGITNQRETTIVWDRETGRPVHNALVWQDRRTTDRVEELQEADKVEDIREKTGLEADAYFSATKTEWILDNAEPLKMQSSRGGDLRDRAREGELVMGTIDSWLIYNLTGNHITDVTNASRTMLYNIRDLEWDDELLEEFDVPKEMVPEVRPSSDEDYYGHTDADGFLGEEVPVAGALGDQQAALFGQTCFDEGDAKNTYGTGSFYLMNTGNEAVKSDHGLLTTIGFQMSGEPVQYALEGSIFITGAAIEWLEDVDLINNAAQTAELARSVDSTDGVYMVPAFTGLGAPHWDGRARGTIVGMTRGTGKEHIVRATLESIAYQTRDVAEAMEADSGVETTSLRVDGGAVKNNFLCQLQSDIIQTEIARPEVDETTALGSAYAAGLAVGYWDTVDELRDNWQIDREFTPEKGQAEVDKLYSRWDDAVERSLNWAQDDEEDE; this comes from the coding sequence ATGACACAGTATGTCGGTGCGATAGACCAAGGGACGACCGGAACTCGCTTTATGGTGTTCGACCACGGCGGGCAGGTCGTCGCGAACGCGTACGAACAGCACGAACAGATCTACCCCAACCCGGGCTGGGTCGAGCACGACCCCATCGAGATCTGGGAGAACACCCAACAGGTCGTCCTTGACGGGCTCGCCGATGCGGGGCTGGAGGCGAACCAGCTCGACGCGATCGGGATCACGAACCAGCGCGAGACGACGATCGTCTGGGACCGCGAGACGGGGAGACCGGTCCACAACGCACTCGTGTGGCAGGACCGCCGAACGACGGACCGCGTCGAGGAACTGCAGGAGGCGGACAAAGTCGAGGACATTCGTGAGAAGACCGGCCTCGAAGCCGACGCGTACTTCTCCGCGACCAAGACCGAGTGGATCCTCGATAACGCCGAGCCGCTCAAGATGCAGAGCTCCCGGGGCGGCGACCTCCGCGACCGAGCCCGCGAGGGCGAGCTTGTCATGGGGACGATCGACTCGTGGCTCATCTACAACCTGACAGGCAACCACATCACCGATGTCACCAACGCCTCCCGGACGATGCTGTACAACATCCGGGATCTGGAGTGGGACGACGAGCTCCTCGAGGAGTTCGACGTACCGAAGGAGATGGTGCCCGAGGTACGACCCTCCTCCGACGAGGACTACTACGGACACACCGACGCGGACGGCTTCCTCGGCGAGGAGGTCCCCGTCGCCGGGGCGCTCGGCGACCAGCAGGCCGCCCTGTTCGGGCAGACCTGCTTCGACGAAGGCGACGCGAAGAACACCTACGGCACCGGCTCCTTCTACCTGATGAACACGGGCAACGAGGCCGTCAAGTCCGACCACGGACTGCTGACGACCATCGGGTTCCAGATGTCCGGCGAGCCCGTCCAGTACGCGCTGGAGGGGTCGATCTTCATCACCGGCGCCGCGATCGAGTGGCTCGAAGACGTCGATCTGATCAACAACGCGGCCCAGACCGCGGAGCTGGCCCGATCGGTCGACTCGACCGACGGCGTCTACATGGTCCCGGCGTTCACCGGGCTCGGCGCGCCCCACTGGGACGGCCGCGCTCGCGGCACCATCGTCGGGATGACCCGCGGCACCGGCAAAGAACACATCGTGCGGGCGACGCTCGAAAGTATCGCCTACCAGACCCGCGACGTGGCCGAGGCCATGGAGGCCGACTCCGGCGTCGAGACGACGAGCCTCCGGGTCGACGGTGGTGCGGTCAAGAACAACTTCCTCTGTCAGCTCCAGTCGGACATCATCCAGACGGAGATCGCCCGGCCCGAGGTCGACGAGACCACCGCGCTCGGCTCGGCGTACGCCGCCGGGCTCGCGGTCGGCTACTGGGACACCGTCGATGAGCTGCGCGACAACTGGCAGATCGACCGAGAGTTCACGCCTGAGAAAGGACAGGCAGAGGTCGACAAGCTGTACAGTCGGTGGGACGACGCGGTCGAACGCTCTCTCAACTGGGCACAGGACGACGAGGAGGATGAGTAA
- the glpB gene encoding glycerol-3-phosphate dehydrogenase subunit GlpB produces the protein MAIDSDVLVVGGGLAAITSAIAAAREGADVRLVSHKASTLRQASGLIDGLGYVPATESAKPLREGPPTAGRELDRDEWPDPEGPLSDPFEAIDRLPESHPYRILGADALREGLDLFDDLAGDAYRGSHTDRNALLPTFGGSVKPTARYPAAAEAGIASDDRPTLIVGFRSLTEYDARAFAGRLEAAGVPFDVAGAEVEFAEAFRADTKITRLAKALDHDEAIDGVPAREALAKAVGPHLHDVVDEAGGVDRVERVGFPAFLGDQEGDAVRAELADRLGADVFEIPMGPPSLPGLRLEDRLYDALDDAGVRFETGNPVVGIETEADGTIEAVAVDRKGRETPYGADAFVLATGGLVGKGLDSNREGVREPVFGLHVEQPADRYEWFVDDAFGDQPYARFGVRIDEDGRVLDADGESAYENVFAAGGVVGGADVAREKSASGVSLATGIVAGREAATEATQ, from the coding sequence ATGGCGATCGATAGCGACGTACTGGTCGTCGGCGGGGGGCTCGCCGCGATCACCTCGGCGATCGCGGCGGCCCGCGAAGGCGCCGACGTGCGGCTGGTCTCCCACAAGGCGAGCACGCTCCGACAGGCCTCCGGGCTGATCGACGGACTCGGCTACGTTCCCGCGACGGAGTCCGCAAAGCCTCTCCGCGAGGGGCCGCCGACCGCGGGCCGCGAGCTGGATCGCGACGAGTGGCCAGACCCCGAGGGTCCGCTTTCCGACCCCTTCGAGGCGATCGACCGGCTCCCCGAGTCGCACCCCTACCGGATCCTCGGCGCCGACGCGCTCCGCGAGGGCTTAGACCTGTTCGACGACCTCGCGGGCGACGCGTACCGGGGGAGCCACACCGACCGCAACGCGCTCCTCCCGACGTTCGGCGGGAGTGTGAAGCCGACCGCGCGCTACCCGGCCGCCGCCGAAGCCGGGATCGCGAGCGACGACCGGCCGACGCTGATCGTCGGGTTCCGTTCGCTCACCGAGTACGACGCGCGCGCCTTCGCCGGGCGGCTGGAGGCCGCCGGCGTCCCCTTCGACGTCGCCGGCGCCGAGGTGGAGTTCGCCGAGGCGTTCCGGGCGGACACGAAGATTACCCGGCTCGCGAAGGCACTCGACCACGACGAGGCGATCGACGGCGTCCCGGCCCGCGAGGCGCTGGCGAAGGCCGTCGGCCCGCACCTCCACGACGTGGTCGACGAGGCTGGCGGCGTCGACCGCGTCGAGCGCGTCGGCTTCCCGGCGTTCCTCGGCGATCAGGAGGGCGACGCGGTCCGCGCCGAACTGGCCGACCGGCTCGGCGCCGACGTGTTCGAGATCCCGATGGGGCCGCCGAGCCTCCCGGGGCTCAGGCTGGAGGACCGACTGTACGACGCGCTCGACGACGCGGGCGTCCGGTTCGAGACCGGGAATCCGGTCGTCGGCATCGAGACCGAGGCGGACGGCACGATCGAGGCGGTTGCGGTCGACCGGAAGGGCCGAGAGACGCCCTACGGCGCCGACGCCTTCGTACTCGCGACCGGCGGGCTCGTCGGGAAGGGGCTCGACTCGAACCGCGAGGGCGTCCGCGAGCCCGTGTTCGGGCTCCACGTCGAGCAGCCGGCGGACCGCTACGAGTGGTTCGTCGACGACGCGTTTGGCGACCAGCCGTACGCGCGCTTCGGCGTGCGGATCGACGAGGACGGGCGCGTGCTGGACGCGGACGGAGAGTCGGCGTACGAGAACGTCTTCGCGGCCGGCGGGGTCGTCGGCGGCGCGGACGTGGCAAGGGAGAAGTCCGCGAGCGGGGTGTCGCTCGCGACCGGGATTGTGGCGGGGCGGGAGGCGGCAACGGAGGCAACCCAATGA
- a CDS encoding anaerobic glycerol-3-phosphate dehydrogenase subunit C: MTRHTDDEDGGAEEGNGTNGTNGAGDRDNPEAPSPGVPEAGRDEQPSIFVPDDGEPKETAATDGGVESATGGSDSTELNPDAYDPVDVFPGGDLDLREGADSCYKCTSCDTSCPVAEVDEEFPGPKFQGPEQWRLKRKEDHDIDESITSCSNCMRCDDACPSSVPLSQMHNEARGQFVESQMEKLSREYVRNRILSNYHFFASIASKVPRLANAATKIPGAMKLGEKVLGIAGDREFPDFATQTFREWWKARGGAQVQNPDKRVAYFHGCYSNYNTPEVGKAMVRVYEHFGYEVMVPPQKCSGTPMFANGMLKDARRHAETNVENLVEAIGEGADVIASCTSCSLSLRQEYPELFDIHGIEDVSDHTYEALEYLRINEDLEGELADTKLAGEQSFAYHAPCHARNQGLSRQAVETFRDVDGVTMEDVGDSCSGISGTYGWKEEKYETSMEIGAEMFEHMEDAEGDVGMTECPTCAMQMEHGTGYEVEHPLQLLEDAVGS; this comes from the coding sequence ATGACACGACACACGGACGACGAAGACGGGGGCGCAGAAGAGGGGAACGGGACGAACGGGACGAACGGAGCGGGCGACCGCGACAACCCGGAAGCCCCCAGCCCCGGCGTCCCGGAGGCGGGCCGCGACGAGCAGCCGTCGATCTTCGTCCCCGACGACGGGGAGCCGAAGGAGACCGCCGCCACCGACGGCGGCGTCGAGAGCGCGACCGGCGGGAGCGACTCGACCGAACTCAATCCGGACGCGTACGACCCGGTCGACGTGTTCCCGGGCGGCGACCTCGACCTCCGGGAGGGCGCCGACTCCTGTTACAAGTGCACGAGCTGTGACACCTCCTGTCCGGTCGCCGAGGTCGACGAGGAGTTCCCGGGGCCGAAGTTCCAGGGGCCGGAACAGTGGCGGCTCAAGCGCAAGGAGGACCACGACATCGACGAGTCGATCACCTCCTGTTCGAACTGCATGCGCTGTGACGACGCCTGTCCCTCCTCGGTGCCGCTCTCACAGATGCACAACGAGGCTCGCGGGCAGTTCGTCGAATCGCAGATGGAGAAGCTCTCGCGGGAGTACGTCCGGAACCGCATCCTCTCGAACTACCACTTTTTCGCGTCCATCGCGAGCAAGGTGCCGCGGCTGGCGAACGCCGCGACGAAGATTCCGGGTGCGATGAAACTCGGCGAGAAGGTCCTCGGAATTGCGGGCGACCGCGAGTTCCCGGACTTCGCCACCCAGACGTTCCGCGAGTGGTGGAAGGCCCGCGGCGGCGCACAGGTGCAGAACCCCGACAAGCGCGTCGCCTACTTCCACGGCTGTTACTCCAACTACAACACGCCGGAGGTCGGCAAGGCGATGGTACGGGTGTACGAGCACTTCGGCTACGAGGTGATGGTGCCCCCGCAGAAGTGCTCGGGCACGCCGATGTTCGCGAACGGGATGCTGAAGGACGCGCGCCGGCACGCGGAGACGAACGTCGAGAACCTCGTCGAGGCGATCGGCGAGGGCGCCGACGTGATCGCCTCCTGTACCTCCTGTTCGCTGTCGCTGCGGCAGGAGTACCCCGAACTGTTCGACATCCACGGGATCGAAGACGTCTCCGACCACACCTACGAGGCGCTCGAGTACCTCCGGATCAACGAGGATCTGGAGGGCGAGCTGGCGGACACGAAGCTCGCGGGCGAGCAGTCGTTCGCCTACCACGCCCCGTGTCACGCACGCAATCAGGGGCTCTCTCGACAGGCCGTCGAGACGTTCCGCGACGTCGACGGCGTCACCATGGAGGACGTGGGCGACTCCTGTTCGGGTATTTCCGGCACCTACGGCTGGAAGGAAGAGAAGTACGAGACGTCGATGGAGATCGGCGCGGAGATGTTCGAGCACATGGAGGACGCCGAGGGCGACGTGGGAATGACCGAGTGCCCGACCTGCGCGATGCAGATGGAACACGGCACCGGCTACGAGGTCGAGCACCCGCTCCAGCTGCTCGAGGACGCGGTCGGCTCGTAG
- a CDS encoding RNA-guided endonuclease TnpB family protein: MSTTVTKTLQATFAPPTAHKQSKLNDLLETYRDGLQEAFDAGASTMSSVSDIVTPYDLPYQAKAALCNYVPKLRKTYNAQDLDDEHPIRLTNQAAKFDHSEERDYEFTWWVPRPGRGTNFWMPLRINPEQEDLWHDLVSEDAKAGEIRLQQHRKNWVLHVTVEYPVEEPAADGDATHIGLDIGETALITGCALKDGSPTDPFVCSGSRAKHLRKEMHTTLKRLQERDASEWRTDERFDHYQNALTDIVEKASREAVEYAKQFENPVLVMEDLTYIRERLDYGKYMNRRLHSWAFARLQGRIEDKATEAGIPVEYVNPAYTSQTCHSCHRIGRRDSQAEFRCPNDDCHVSTFQADINASANIARRVDPWGESVPLDKAGRDDSPRDGSGCDTATTHREKSVPAQMTLTAYEESKPSTSDD, translated from the coding sequence GTGTCCACGACCGTCACGAAGACGTTGCAGGCGACGTTCGCACCCCCCACCGCGCACAAGCAGTCGAAACTCAACGACCTGCTCGAAACCTACCGTGACGGTCTGCAAGAAGCGTTCGACGCCGGGGCGAGTACCATGTCCTCGGTGAGCGACATCGTGACGCCCTACGACTTGCCGTATCAGGCCAAAGCCGCGCTCTGCAACTACGTCCCGAAACTCCGCAAGACGTACAACGCGCAGGATTTGGACGACGAACACCCGATACGACTCACGAACCAAGCCGCGAAGTTCGACCACTCGGAAGAACGCGACTACGAGTTTACGTGGTGGGTTCCTCGTCCCGGTCGGGGAACGAATTTCTGGATGCCGCTCCGCATCAATCCCGAACAGGAAGACCTCTGGCACGACCTCGTATCCGAGGACGCGAAAGCGGGCGAGATACGGCTTCAACAGCATCGGAAGAATTGGGTACTACACGTCACCGTCGAGTACCCGGTTGAAGAACCAGCGGCGGACGGTGACGCCACGCACATCGGCTTAGACATCGGAGAAACCGCCCTCATCACGGGCTGTGCCCTCAAGGACGGTTCTCCGACTGACCCGTTCGTGTGTAGCGGAAGCAGAGCGAAGCATCTCCGAAAAGAGATGCACACGACCCTGAAACGACTGCAAGAGCGTGACGCTTCGGAGTGGCGTACCGACGAACGGTTCGACCACTACCAGAACGCCCTCACCGACATCGTGGAGAAAGCGTCTCGGGAAGCCGTCGAGTACGCCAAGCAGTTTGAAAATCCGGTGTTGGTGATGGAGGACTTGACGTACATCCGTGAGCGTCTCGACTACGGGAAGTACATGAACCGTCGGCTTCACTCGTGGGCGTTCGCCCGACTCCAAGGGCGCATCGAGGACAAGGCGACGGAAGCAGGTATTCCGGTCGAGTACGTGAATCCGGCGTACACCTCGCAGACGTGCCACTCGTGCCACCGCATCGGTCGGCGGGACTCGCAGGCCGAGTTCCGGTGTCCGAACGATGACTGCCACGTTTCGACGTTTCAGGCCGACATCAACGCTTCCGCGAATATCGCACGACGGGTTGACCCGTGGGGAGAGAGCGTCCCGCTTGACAAGGCCGGACGCGATGACTCGCCTCGGGATGGGAGCGGTTGTGACACCGCCACGACTCACCGTGAGAAGAGCGTACCAGCGCAGATGACGCTCACGGCCTACGAAGAGTCGAAACCCTCTACCAGCGACGACTGA
- a CDS encoding DUF2391 family protein has translation MNFALEVREQGRGMMGALLVLGISFAYTTETWWLAVEVPATHLLAFVVVGIALIVPITRAVGFRGDDDRSPVYVEVAEVVFQGFLVAFAALALLGVLDLTDPLPVVVRTILVQVVPLAFGASLANELLSGDQEEISEASFPASLGVFALGAVFFAAPIAPTNEVAVLAAGASWPRIGAILLTSLVVTYLILYELEFRGQRARLEQRSLRRRIGQTCMLYVVGLAVAAGMLLAIGEAGVQPFATAVRRTIVLGFPAAVGASAARVVLA, from the coding sequence ATGAATTTCGCCCTCGAAGTCCGCGAGCAGGGTCGGGGCATGATGGGCGCGCTGTTAGTGCTCGGCATCTCGTTCGCGTACACGACCGAGACCTGGTGGCTGGCCGTCGAGGTGCCCGCCACCCATCTGCTCGCGTTCGTTGTCGTCGGGATCGCCCTCATCGTCCCGATCACCCGCGCCGTCGGCTTCCGGGGGGATGACGACCGATCGCCGGTGTACGTCGAGGTCGCCGAGGTGGTGTTCCAGGGGTTTCTCGTCGCGTTCGCGGCGCTGGCGCTGCTCGGCGTGCTCGACCTCACCGATCCGCTCCCGGTAGTCGTTCGGACGATACTGGTTCAAGTGGTCCCGCTAGCGTTCGGGGCGTCCTTAGCCAACGAGCTCCTCAGCGGCGATCAAGAGGAGATCTCCGAGGCGTCGTTCCCGGCGAGTCTGGGAGTGTTCGCGCTCGGCGCGGTGTTCTTCGCGGCGCCAATCGCCCCAACCAACGAGGTGGCCGTACTGGCCGCCGGGGCCAGCTGGCCGAGGATCGGCGCGATTCTGCTCACCTCGCTGGTCGTGACGTATCTGATCCTCTATGAGCTTGAGTTTCGGGGCCAGAGGGCCCGCCTCGAGCAGCGTTCTCTCCGCCGTCGAATCGGACAGACCTGCATGCTGTACGTGGTCGGGCTGGCGGTCGCCGCCGGGATGCTGCTCGCCATCGGGGAGGCGGGCGTCCAACCGTTCGCGACCGCGGTCCGCCGGACGATCGTGCTCGGGTTCCCCGCCGCCGTCGGGGCCAGTGCTGCGCGGGTGGTGCTCGCATGA